Proteins from one Penicillium digitatum chromosome 2, complete sequence genomic window:
- a CDS encoding CDR ABC transporter: MKEETEPRDTPEGSAAGDESKASLASKDRKCQYCQQAFTSSSLGRHLDQFLFKKKPDGIHDVEEIRRIRSGITRRQARTSTGKTEGSPERSQKKRTSEPFTAADSGSKSREAPVRMMFNTPTWHATGVINDIPNPNRVPDGPRIAPSQSRTGSLQLPDYTGRGASSSNPDTMRALELALREVLDNIKAASSRVRPRLSPFDFDMQAQTFPSMCLQLLPSPPSLFATHPFSSSTSFPLQPPGAEHLDIVRQALRSKVAQWQADQLAVDSAAAPHMRHSNSGVDPNMIYRSAQQHEDISFRHLELAFNHWNSLSHETRRDTWQLEITRAFAREAEKRKSSDEQLARVQQEANQLRAQVERLGSCQWPREFALFPPDTLPLPREVARQLDALDSHISANSTRWDYDSVVAKWKRVVMHDKGMGRIGVGYGNPSPLGDPDQSQSQPSPDIRPPRPGEDTTSHPNRLRPLQSATVLSPDAVATSTPASSTHYASPHSFADSRSPPTGVLPSGMPQVGVLPSAKRQRLMNGSEDTSGPSSESGHPQPSAAGKPWGSSTPHLSNLAAPSGQTPPSLSSRN, translated from the exons ATGAAGGAAGAAACAGAACCAAGAGATACCCCCGAAGGCTCGGCTGCTGGTGACGAATCGAAGGCCAGTCTTGCTTCCAAGGATCGGAAATGCCAATACTGCCAGCAGGCGTTTACATCCTCATCATTGGGTCGACACCTCGACCAATTTCTCTTCAAAAAGAAACCCGACGGAATCCACGATGTCGAAGAAATCCGACGAATTCGCAGTGGAATCACCAGGCGTCAGGCCCGAACATCCACAGGAAAGACCGAGGGTAGTCCTGAACGAAGCCAGAAAAAAAGGACATCTGAGCCGTTTACAGCCGCAGACTCGGGATCGAAGTCGCGTGAGGCTCCGGTGCGCATGATGTTCAACACACCCACCTGGCACGCGACGGGGGTAATCAACGATATCCCCAACCCTAATCGTGTGCCGGATGGACCTCGAATTGCGCCATCACAATCTCGGACAGGGTCGCTACAGCTGCCAGATTACACGGGTCGAGGTGCTAGCTCCAGCAACCCGGATACAATGCGAGCGCTGGAGCTCGCACTGCGCGAGGTGCTTGACAACATCAAAGCTGCGAG CTCTCGTGTCCGGCCTCGGCTGTCTCCGTTCGACTTCGACATGCAAGCTCAGACCTTCCCCTCCATGTGTCTACAGTTGCTCCCTTCACCGCCAAGCCTGTTTGCGACACATCCGTTTTCCTCCTCTACCTCGTTTCCCCTGCAGCCCCCCGGCGCAGAGCACCTCGACATCGTCCGCCAAGCCCTTCGCTCCAAGGTCGCACAATGGCAGGCCGATCAACTCGCGGTAGACTCGGCCGCTGCGCCTCACATGAGACACAGCAATAGCGGGGTGGATCCGAACATGATATATCGGAGCGCACAGCAGCACGAGGATATCAGTTTTCGACACTTAGAATTGGCCTTCAATCATTGGAACTCTCTATCCCACGAGACCCGTCGCGACACGTGGCAATTGGAGATCACACGTGCATTTGCACGGGAGGCGGAGAAGCGCAAGTCCTCAGACGAGCAACTCGCCCGAGTACAACAGGAAGCGAACCAACTCCGTGCACAGGTCGAGCGCCTGGGCTCATGCCAGTGGCCTCGCGAGTTCGCATTATTTCCCCCAGATACACTCCCCCTACCACGGGAGGTAGCTCGGCAATTAGACGCACTGGATAGCCATATCAGTGCCAACTCTACGCGATGGGACTATGACAGCGTGGTCGCCAAATGGAAACGTGTTGTTATGCACGACAAGGGCATGGGTCGGATCGGGGTTGGTTATGGAAACCCCAGTCCGCTGGGAGATCCAGACCAAAGTCAGTCTCAACCAAGCCCTGACATCCGACCTCCACGCCCAGGCGAAGACACTACCTCTCATCCCAATCGCTTGCGCCCCTTGCAATCTGCCACGGTTTTGAGCCCAGACGCTGTGGCTACCTCTACCCCCGCTTCATCTACCCACTACGCTTCACCCCACTCCTTTGCAGATTCACGCAGCCCGCCCACCGGTGTCCTACCCAGTGGCATGCCCCAGGTGGGCGTGCTACCGTCAGCTAAGCGACAACGTCTCATGAATGGCTCAGAAGACACATCTGGTCCTTCGTCCGAGTCTGGTCATCCTCAGCCTTCTGCAGCTGGCAAACCGTGGGGGTCCTCCACGCCCCATTTATCCAACCTTGCCGCACCCTCGGGACAAACGCCTCCGTCTTTGTCGTCCAGGAATTGA